From the genome of Hymenobacter cellulosilyticus, one region includes:
- a CDS encoding porin, protein MGDSIMKHFLSLGLLLTATGAALAQAPSAADTVAAKSTATANPLTFYGFVDGYYGFDFKHPATNARPGFLYSHNRQNDFTVNQGLVGLRYDDGRVRGAVGLHAGSYVAANYAAEDPVFRHIYEAYAGFRPFQKAWLDVGIFGSHIGFESAISEDNWTLTRSLMAENSPYYEAGARFIYEVAPQLTLTGLVLNGWQNIRETNQGKALGTQIQWKPTDKILINSSTFLGNEQPQDSLRRRYFHDFYVTYAATERFSLAAVFDVGKQQSAGRSGYDTWHTAAAFVKLKLSDKLSGTLRGEYYYAQRGVVISSLQPARTDADFRAAGGSLNLDYAPAANVLFRVEGRYLQAKDAIFQQRDAQTADGYGNLTTSVALSF, encoded by the coding sequence ATGGGCGACTCTATAATGAAACACTTTCTGTCCTTGGGCCTGCTGCTCACCGCTACCGGCGCCGCGCTGGCCCAGGCTCCCTCGGCGGCCGATACGGTGGCTGCCAAATCAACGGCTACCGCCAATCCGCTGACCTTTTACGGCTTTGTAGATGGCTATTACGGCTTTGACTTTAAGCACCCGGCCACCAATGCCCGCCCGGGCTTTCTGTACTCGCACAACCGCCAAAACGACTTTACCGTGAACCAGGGTCTGGTGGGCCTGCGCTACGACGACGGGCGGGTGCGCGGGGCCGTGGGCTTACACGCGGGCAGCTACGTGGCGGCCAATTACGCGGCTGAGGACCCCGTGTTCCGGCACATCTACGAGGCTTACGCCGGTTTCCGGCCGTTCCAGAAAGCCTGGCTGGATGTGGGCATCTTCGGCTCCCACATCGGCTTTGAGTCGGCTATCAGTGAGGACAACTGGACCCTGACCCGCTCCTTGATGGCCGAAAACTCGCCCTACTACGAAGCCGGGGCCCGCTTTATTTACGAAGTTGCCCCCCAACTCACCCTGACCGGCCTGGTGCTCAACGGCTGGCAGAACATCCGCGAAACCAACCAGGGCAAGGCCCTGGGCACCCAGATTCAGTGGAAGCCAACGGATAAAATCCTCATCAACTCCAGCACCTTCCTGGGCAACGAGCAGCCCCAGGATTCGCTCCGCCGGCGCTACTTCCACGACTTCTACGTCACCTACGCGGCCACCGAGCGGTTTTCCCTGGCGGCGGTATTCGACGTGGGCAAGCAGCAAAGCGCCGGCCGTAGCGGCTACGACACCTGGCACACAGCCGCCGCTTTTGTGAAGCTCAAGCTGTCCGACAAGCTTTCCGGTACGTTGCGCGGCGAGTATTACTACGCCCAGCGCGGGGTCGTTATCAGCAGCCTACAGCCGGCCCGCACCGACGCGGATTTCCGGGCGGCCGGTGGCTCTTTGAACCTGGATTACGCCCCGGCCGCCAACGTGCTGTTTCGGGTGGAAGGCCGCTACCTGCAGGCCAAAGACGCCATTTTTCAGCAGCGCGACGCCCAGACGGCCGACGGCTACGGC
- the kdpC gene encoding potassium-transporting ATPase subunit KdpC has translation MKNQLIPALRLTLVMLVLCCGLYPVLVWAAAQVAPGRGEGVQITHQGRVVGFTNVGQKFDRPEYFTSRPSAVDYNASGSAGSNKGPSNPEYLAEVHTRVEAFLTQNPTVKRGDVPAELVTASGSGLDPHLSPEGAYAQAERVARLRRLPTERVRALVAAHVEEPIFAFFGPAKVNLLALNLALDELAPLPQR, from the coding sequence ATGAAAAATCAACTCATTCCCGCTTTGCGCCTCACGCTGGTGATGCTGGTGCTGTGCTGCGGCTTGTATCCGGTCCTGGTGTGGGCCGCCGCCCAGGTGGCACCCGGCCGCGGCGAAGGCGTGCAAATTACCCACCAAGGCCGGGTCGTGGGCTTTACCAACGTGGGCCAGAAGTTTGACCGGCCCGAGTACTTCACCAGCCGCCCCTCGGCCGTGGACTACAACGCCAGCGGCTCGGCCGGTTCCAACAAGGGCCCGTCGAACCCCGAGTACCTGGCCGAAGTCCACACCCGGGTGGAAGCGTTTTTGACCCAGAACCCGACGGTGAAACGGGGAGACGTGCCCGCCGAGCTGGTGACGGCCAGCGGCTCGGGCCTCGACCCCCACCTCTCGCCCGAGGGCGCTTACGCCCAGGCCGAGCGGGTGGCCCGGCTGCGCCGCTTGCCCACGGAGCGCGTCCGGGCGCTGGTAGCGGCCCACGTGGAGGAGCCCATCTTCGCCTTTTTCGGACCGGCCAAAGTCAATCTGCTAGCCTTGAACCTGGCCCTGGACGAGCTGGCCCCGCTGCCGCAACGCTAA
- the kdpB gene encoding potassium-transporting ATPase subunit KdpB encodes MPSQSQSLFQPALVGQAVKQAFVKLDPRIMFRNPVMFTVEIGTVVMLFVTLGLLFRPDAAQGSFGYNFTVFVVLFLTLLFANFAEAIAEARGKAQADSLRKTRQDTPARRRTAEGSFAEVSSAQLQKGDVFVVEAGEIIATDGEIIEGLATIDESAITGESAPVIREAGGDKSSVTGGTKVLSDRIVVQVSTAPGESFLDKMIALVEGASRQKTPNEIALTILLAGFTLVFVIVCVTLAPFAAYAKTPIAIAAFIALFVCLIPTTIGGLLSAIGIAGMDRALRANIITKSGKAVETAGDIDVLLLDKTGTITIGNRKATHFWPAPGVPITQFIEAATLSSLTDETPEGKSIVELARDNKVSPEQLQARLQGAELIKFTAETRSSGVTLSDGTRLRKGAADAIRQLAEKTGNAYPAEVAERVKMVASNGGTPLVLSHNDRVLGVVELQDIIKPGIQERFARLRNMGIKTVMVTGDNPLTAKFIAEKAGVDDFIAEAKPEDKMHYIRREQEQGKLVAMMGDGTNDAPALAQADVGVAMNSGTQAAKEAGNMVDLDNDPTKLIEVVEIGKQLLMTRGTLTTFSIANDVAKYFAIVPALFMVGIPALGALNIMGLKSPQSAILSAVIFNALIIPALVPLALKGVAYQPVGASALLRRNLLIYGLGGVLVPFVGIKVIDLLVGLFL; translated from the coding sequence ATGCCTTCTCAATCCCAATCTTTGTTTCAACCCGCGCTGGTGGGGCAGGCCGTGAAGCAGGCCTTCGTCAAGCTCGACCCTCGCATCATGTTCCGAAACCCGGTCATGTTTACCGTGGAAATCGGCACGGTGGTGATGCTCTTTGTCACGCTGGGGCTGCTGTTCCGGCCCGACGCGGCCCAGGGCAGCTTCGGCTACAACTTCACCGTGTTCGTGGTGCTGTTTCTGACCTTGCTCTTCGCCAACTTCGCCGAGGCCATTGCCGAAGCCCGCGGCAAGGCCCAGGCCGATTCCCTGCGCAAAACTCGCCAGGATACGCCCGCCCGCCGCCGCACTGCTGAAGGCAGCTTCGCGGAAGTCAGCTCGGCCCAGCTCCAGAAAGGCGACGTCTTCGTGGTCGAGGCCGGCGAAATCATTGCCACCGACGGCGAAATCATCGAGGGCCTGGCTACCATCGACGAGTCGGCCATCACGGGCGAATCGGCCCCGGTTATCCGCGAAGCTGGCGGCGACAAATCCAGCGTCACGGGTGGCACCAAGGTCTTGTCAGACCGCATCGTGGTGCAGGTGAGCACGGCCCCCGGCGAGTCGTTTCTGGACAAAATGATAGCCCTGGTGGAAGGCGCTTCGCGGCAGAAAACGCCCAACGAAATTGCCCTGACCATCCTGCTGGCCGGCTTTACCCTGGTCTTCGTGATTGTGTGCGTCACGCTGGCTCCCTTCGCGGCCTACGCCAAAACGCCCATTGCCATTGCCGCCTTTATTGCCCTGTTCGTCTGCCTGATTCCGACCACCATCGGCGGGCTGCTCTCGGCCATCGGCATAGCCGGCATGGACCGCGCCCTGCGGGCCAACATCATTACCAAGAGCGGCAAGGCCGTGGAAACCGCCGGCGACATCGACGTACTCCTGCTCGACAAAACCGGGACCATCACCATCGGCAACCGCAAAGCCACCCACTTCTGGCCCGCGCCCGGCGTGCCCATCACCCAGTTTATTGAGGCCGCCACGCTCAGCTCCCTCACCGACGAAACCCCCGAGGGCAAGAGCATCGTGGAGCTGGCCCGGGATAATAAAGTAAGTCCCGAGCAGCTGCAGGCCCGCTTGCAGGGCGCCGAGCTTATCAAGTTCACGGCCGAAACCCGCAGCAGCGGCGTAACCCTCTCGGACGGCACCCGTCTGCGCAAGGGCGCCGCCGACGCCATCCGGCAGCTGGCCGAGAAAACCGGCAATGCGTACCCCGCCGAAGTAGCCGAGCGGGTGAAAATGGTAGCCAGCAATGGCGGCACCCCGCTGGTGCTCAGTCACAACGACCGGGTGCTGGGCGTGGTTGAGCTGCAGGACATCATCAAGCCCGGCATTCAGGAGCGGTTTGCCCGCCTGCGCAACATGGGCATCAAGACGGTGATGGTGACGGGCGACAATCCGCTGACGGCCAAGTTTATTGCCGAAAAAGCCGGCGTCGACGACTTCATTGCCGAGGCCAAGCCCGAGGACAAGATGCACTACATCCGCCGCGAGCAGGAGCAAGGCAAGCTCGTAGCCATGATGGGCGACGGCACCAACGACGCCCCGGCCCTGGCCCAGGCCGACGTAGGAGTAGCCATGAACTCGGGCACCCAGGCCGCCAAGGAAGCCGGCAACATGGTGGACCTCGACAACGACCCGACCAAGCTCATCGAGGTGGTCGAAATCGGCAAGCAGCTGCTCATGACCCGGGGCACGCTCACCACCTTCAGCATTGCCAATGACGTGGCCAAGTACTTCGCCATCGTGCCGGCCCTGTTCATGGTGGGCATTCCGGCTCTGGGCGCTTTGAACATCATGGGGCTGAAGTCGCCGCAGTCGGCTATTCTCTCGGCCGTCATTTTCAACGCCCTCATCATCCCGGCCCTAGTGCCGCTGGCCCTGAAGGGCGTGGCCTACCAGCCCGTGGGCGCCTCGGCGCTGCTGCGCCGCAACCTGCTCATCTACGGCCTGGGCGGGGTGCTGGTGCCCTTCGTGGGCATCAAGGTCATTGATCTGCTAGTCGGCCTTTTCCTGTAA
- the kdpA gene encoding potassium-transporting ATPase subunit KdpA encodes MATIYRGDQSWSDFLAPLERLIYRLGGIDPGKGMRWQQHLVALLTINLAWFFWAMLILCTQGSLPLNPDHNPSMSPDLAFNTAISFLVNCNLQHYLGESGATYFSQLFVITFLQFVTAATGMAACVVVFNALKEGTTEKLGNFYQYFVKSITRVLLPIGLVVALLLVFQGTPMSWAGKASIVTVQGDSVQVSRGPAAAMIAIKELGTNGGGFFGANSAHPLENPTFLSNAVENIALVLVPLALVFALGHYLRRPRLSYMVFGVMTLGFLLLLAPTVYYEMHGNPAITELGADQRLGAMEGKEVRFGAAASAYWGITNTVISCGSVNSMHDSHMPLSGMAELLGMMTNAFYGGVGVGFLNFFVFVIIAVFISGLMVGRTPELLGKKIEAREMKIAVLVALLHPLLILAGTAMSAHLYANNPTEYAGWLANPGYHGFSEMLYEFTSSAANNGSGFEGLGDNTPWWNISTGLVMLLARYLPIIGPVAIAGLLARKKFIPESAGTLRVDTATFGIMVFFVIWIIAALAFFPALALGPLAEHFALY; translated from the coding sequence CTGGCCACCATCTACCGCGGCGACCAGAGCTGGAGCGACTTCCTGGCCCCGCTGGAACGCCTGATTTACCGTCTCGGCGGCATTGACCCCGGCAAGGGTATGCGCTGGCAGCAGCATTTGGTGGCTTTGCTCACCATCAATCTGGCCTGGTTTTTCTGGGCCATGCTGATTCTCTGCACCCAGGGCAGTTTGCCGCTCAACCCCGACCACAACCCCAGCATGTCGCCCGATCTGGCCTTTAACACGGCCATTTCCTTTCTGGTCAACTGCAACCTGCAGCACTACTTGGGCGAGTCGGGGGCCACGTATTTCTCCCAGCTTTTCGTCATTACCTTCCTGCAGTTCGTGACGGCCGCTACCGGCATGGCCGCCTGCGTGGTGGTCTTCAATGCCCTCAAAGAAGGCACGACCGAGAAGCTGGGCAACTTTTACCAGTACTTCGTCAAGAGCATTACCCGGGTGCTGCTGCCCATCGGGCTGGTCGTGGCCCTGCTGCTCGTGTTTCAGGGCACGCCCATGAGCTGGGCCGGCAAGGCCAGTATCGTGACTGTGCAGGGCGACTCGGTGCAGGTGAGCCGGGGCCCGGCCGCGGCCATGATTGCCATCAAGGAGCTGGGCACCAACGGGGGCGGCTTCTTCGGGGCTAACTCGGCCCACCCGCTCGAAAACCCGACTTTCCTCAGCAATGCCGTCGAGAACATTGCCCTGGTACTGGTTCCGCTAGCCCTGGTCTTTGCCCTGGGCCACTACCTGCGGCGGCCCCGGCTTTCCTACATGGTGTTTGGGGTGATGACCCTGGGCTTTCTGCTGCTGCTGGCCCCCACGGTGTATTATGAAATGCACGGCAACCCCGCCATTACAGAGCTGGGCGCCGACCAGCGCCTGGGCGCCATGGAAGGCAAGGAAGTGCGTTTCGGCGCGGCGGCCTCGGCCTACTGGGGCATCACCAACACCGTAATCAGCTGCGGCTCGGTCAATTCCATGCACGATTCGCACATGCCGCTTTCGGGCATGGCCGAGCTGCTGGGCATGATGACCAATGCCTTTTACGGGGGCGTGGGCGTGGGTTTTCTCAACTTCTTCGTCTTCGTCATCATTGCCGTCTTCATTTCGGGCCTGATGGTGGGCCGCACCCCGGAGCTGCTGGGCAAGAAAATCGAGGCCCGGGAAATGAAAATCGCCGTGCTCGTGGCCCTGCTCCACCCACTGCTGATTCTGGCCGGCACGGCTATGTCGGCCCACCTCTACGCCAATAACCCGACCGAATACGCCGGCTGGCTGGCCAACCCTGGCTACCACGGCTTCTCGGAAATGCTCTATGAATTCACCTCCTCGGCCGCCAACAACGGCTCGGGCTTCGAGGGCCTGGGCGACAATACGCCGTGGTGGAACATCAGCACGGGCCTGGTCATGCTGCTGGCCCGCTACCTGCCCATCATCGGTCCGGTGGCCATTGCCGGGCTGCTGGCCCGCAAGAAGTTCATCCCCGAAAGCGCCGGCACCCTGCGCGTTGATACGGCCACCTTTGGCATCATGGTCTTCTTCGTGATTTGGATTATTGCCGCCCTGGCCTTTTTCCCGGCCCTAGCCCTGGGCCCCCTGGCCGAGCATTTTGCCCTCTACTAG
- a CDS encoding potassium-transporting ATPase subunit F, translating into MMYALFLLSLATFGYLSYVLLRPEKF; encoded by the coding sequence ATGATGTATGCCCTGTTTCTGCTGTCCCTGGCCACGTTTGGCTACCTGAGCTACGTGCTGCTGCGCCCGGAAAAATTCTAA
- a CDS encoding helix-turn-helix domain-containing protein yields MPPLSARRGDVPLLTRFFLQHFAAKLRRRPLEITPEALLALENYPWPGNVRELKNVLERASILTPPDQPLTVDDLPVELQLAALNSAGPDAPPLDERNLRSAEKQHIQRVLLEEHGNKTETARVLGIALTTLYRKIQDYGL; encoded by the coding sequence GTGCCCCCGCTCAGTGCCCGCCGCGGTGACGTGCCCCTGCTGACCCGGTTTTTCCTGCAGCACTTTGCCGCCAAGCTGCGCCGCCGGCCCCTGGAAATCACCCCCGAAGCCCTGCTGGCCCTGGAAAACTACCCGTGGCCGGGCAACGTGCGGGAGCTCAAAAACGTGCTGGAGCGGGCCTCCATCCTGACCCCGCCCGACCAGCCCCTGACCGTCGACGACCTGCCCGTGGAGCTGCAGCTGGCCGCTTTGAACAGCGCCGGCCCCGACGCGCCCCCACTGGATGAGCGCAACCTGCGCAGCGCCGAAAAGCAGCACATTCAGCGCGTGCTGCTGGAAGAGCACGGCAACAAAACCGAAACTGCCCGGGTGCTCGGCATTGCCCTGACCACGCTCTACCGCAAAATCCAGGACTACGGCCTCTAG
- a CDS encoding carboxypeptidase-like regulatory domain-containing protein: MHALPAGRYRLAVLLADSTSLRPADEVVIRPDGTTYFQLRHPDRQPGMALLRRINGLLPGYVVIDSSLITSAAELQKAQRSITITQYGRPQPGWRTISGQVTDRESGEGLPGVTVLVQGTDVGVSTNSDGTYTIQIPTQGNILVFSSIGYVQEQRYTDQSEINVGMNADTKQLSEVIVTGYGTQTRQNLTSSVTTITSNQLAGKVAGVQIRGAASRGSAGPGEPVNVVIRAWRPCQPEPSP, encoded by the coding sequence GTGCACGCCCTGCCCGCTGGCCGCTACCGCCTGGCCGTGCTGCTCGCCGACAGCACCAGCCTGCGCCCGGCCGACGAGGTGGTTATCCGGCCCGACGGTACGACGTACTTCCAGCTGCGCCACCCCGACCGGCAGCCCGGTATGGCCTTACTGCGCCGGATCAACGGCCTGCTGCCCGGCTACGTGGTCATTGATTCCAGCCTGATAACCTCGGCCGCCGAGCTGCAAAAAGCCCAGCGCAGCATCACCATCACCCAGTACGGACGCCCCCAGCCGGGCTGGCGCACTATCAGCGGGCAGGTTACGGACCGTGAATCGGGGGAAGGCCTGCCCGGCGTAACGGTGCTGGTGCAGGGCACGGATGTGGGCGTTTCAACCAACTCGGACGGCACCTATACCATTCAGATTCCAACCCAGGGGAATATCTTGGTCTTTAGCTCCATTGGTTATGTCCAGGAGCAGCGATACACTGACCAAAGCGAAATCAATGTGGGCATGAATGCAGATACCAAGCAGCTTTCGGAAGTGATTGTAACGGGCTACGGCACCCAAACCCGCCAAAACCTGACCTCCTCCGTGACCACCATTACGTCCAACCAATTGGCCGGTAAAGTAGCCGGGGTGCAAATTCGCGGGGCCGCTTCGCGGGGTTCTGCCGGGCCAGGCGAGCCGGTAAACGTTGTCATCCGGGCGTGGCGTCCCTGCCAGCCGGAACCCAGCCCTTGA
- a CDS encoding alpha-2-macroglobulin family protein, whose translation MIILDGLPFNGRLEDVSPEDIATINVLKGEAAAAIYGARAANGVLLITSKASRAGNDPAGRDPRLAMRRNFRDYAWWQPTLVTDAQGRASTTVTLPDDVTGWDTFVLGSDDHGRIGSATSLLRSFKALLAELAVPRFLIEGDQTQVLGKTLNYMPDTAQVSTRFSVAGVAAPSQTHVVSSSILDTLSLTAPAGQDSVLVSYSLQQATGYADGEQRQIPVLRAGTRENVGTFAILSAADTTLTLPFDPQLGPVTVRLESDALPVLLSEIQHLQQYAYLCNEQAASKLKALLLEKQIRAVRQEPFKGDRSINFLIRKLLAGRRAPENLLWGTWASSEVSPWATTHVLEALLAAEKAGYKVRLDREKLQQYLLQELDHHLAGKPAPELLRRTWYYQSDDDLIRLLRVLHQLGTTTDYRTYVARLERSYKGRQPLDRYLALTELRQQLQLPYQLDSLRRYRLSTQLGGVFYADTLRPGSYYRYLLRSSVGSTLLAYRLLRAQGGHEPDLTRIRLYLLALRRTDYWNSTYEAAQILETIGPDLLAAGGPATQAKVQLSGASTQQISAFPQQLTLPATAAPLTLRKTGLLPVYATAYQTRWNPKPAATAAPFTVKTELAGQTGHQVRLRAGQPAELVVTVNVQAEARYVLLEVPIPAGCSYGDNTAGNSFEVHREYLRHQTGIFIDWLPIGVHTFRIALQPRYRGRYTLNPAKAELMYFPTRFGRSASKQVRVQ comes from the coding sequence TTGATTATTCTCGACGGCCTGCCCTTTAACGGCCGCCTGGAGGACGTAAGTCCCGAGGACATTGCCACCATCAATGTGCTGAAAGGCGAAGCCGCCGCGGCCATCTACGGGGCGCGGGCCGCCAATGGCGTGCTGCTTATCACCTCCAAAGCCAGCCGCGCCGGCAACGACCCGGCCGGCCGCGACCCGCGCCTGGCCATGCGCCGCAACTTCCGGGACTACGCCTGGTGGCAGCCCACGCTGGTAACCGACGCCCAGGGCCGGGCCAGCACCACCGTGACCCTGCCCGACGACGTGACCGGCTGGGACACCTTCGTGCTGGGCTCCGACGACCACGGCCGCATCGGCTCGGCTACCAGCCTGCTGCGCTCCTTCAAGGCCCTGCTGGCCGAGCTGGCCGTACCGCGCTTCCTTATCGAGGGCGACCAAACCCAGGTGCTGGGCAAAACCCTGAACTATATGCCCGACACGGCTCAGGTCAGCACCCGCTTCAGCGTGGCTGGGGTGGCGGCACCAAGCCAAACCCACGTAGTGAGCAGCTCGATTCTGGATACGCTCAGCCTGACGGCCCCCGCCGGCCAGGATTCGGTGCTGGTGAGCTACAGCTTGCAGCAGGCCACTGGCTACGCCGACGGGGAGCAGCGCCAGATTCCGGTGCTGCGGGCCGGCACCCGCGAAAACGTGGGCACCTTCGCCATCCTCTCGGCCGCCGACACAACCCTGACCCTGCCCTTCGACCCGCAGCTGGGCCCCGTGACGGTGCGCCTGGAAAGTGACGCGCTGCCGGTGCTGTTGTCCGAAATCCAGCACCTGCAGCAGTACGCCTACCTGTGCAACGAGCAGGCCGCCTCCAAGCTCAAGGCTCTGCTGCTGGAAAAGCAGATCCGGGCCGTGCGCCAGGAGCCATTTAAAGGTGACCGGAGCATTAATTTTCTGATTCGTAAACTCCTGGCTGGCCGCCGCGCGCCCGAAAATCTGCTGTGGGGCACCTGGGCCAGCTCCGAGGTTAGTCCCTGGGCCACGACGCACGTGCTGGAAGCCTTGCTGGCCGCCGAAAAAGCGGGCTACAAGGTGCGCCTGGACCGGGAAAAGCTCCAGCAGTATTTGCTGCAGGAACTGGACCACCACCTGGCCGGCAAGCCCGCGCCCGAGCTGCTGCGGCGCACCTGGTACTACCAGTCGGACGACGACCTGATCCGGCTGCTGCGCGTGCTGCACCAGCTGGGCACCACCACCGACTACCGCACCTACGTGGCCCGCCTGGAACGCTCCTATAAGGGCCGCCAGCCCCTGGACCGCTACCTGGCCCTGACCGAGCTGCGCCAGCAGCTGCAGCTGCCCTACCAGCTCGACTCGCTGCGGCGCTACCGCCTGAGCACTCAGCTGGGCGGGGTGTTCTACGCCGACACCCTGCGCCCGGGCTCCTACTACCGCTATTTGCTGCGCAGCAGCGTGGGCTCGACGCTGCTGGCATACCGGCTGCTGCGGGCCCAGGGCGGCCACGAGCCGGATCTGACCCGCATCCGGCTCTACCTGCTGGCATTACGCCGCACCGATTACTGGAACAGCACCTACGAAGCGGCCCAGATTCTGGAAACCATCGGCCCCGACCTGCTGGCCGCCGGCGGGCCCGCCACTCAAGCCAAGGTGCAGCTTAGTGGGGCCAGCACCCAGCAAATCAGCGCCTTTCCCCAGCAGCTGACTTTGCCTGCTACCGCCGCCCCACTGACCCTGCGCAAAACCGGCCTGCTGCCGGTGTACGCCACGGCCTACCAGACGCGCTGGAACCCGAAGCCCGCGGCCACGGCCGCCCCGTTCACGGTGAAAACCGAGCTAGCGGGCCAAACCGGGCACCAAGTGCGTTTGCGGGCCGGGCAGCCCGCCGAGTTGGTCGTCACGGTGAACGTGCAGGCCGAGGCCCGCTACGTGCTGTTGGAAGTGCCCATTCCGGCCGGCTGCTCCTATGGCGACAACACGGCCGGCAACTCCTTTGAGGTGCACCGCGAGTACCTGCGCCACCAAACCGGCATCTTCATCGACTGGCTGCCTATCGGGGTGCATACGTTCCGCATTGCCCTGCAGCCCCGCTACCGGGGCCGCTACACTCTGAACCCGGCCAAAGCCGAGCTGATGTACTTTCCCACCCGCTTTGGCCGCAGCGCCAGCAAGCAGGTGCGGGTGCAGTAA
- a CDS encoding M48 family metallopeptidase, producing the protein MPHLLIDDLRIEVVRKNIRSLRLTVYAPDGRVRVAAPLRTADTTIHAFVTTRRAWIRKHQEQFAAREQPVALEYVTGETHFYQGRTYQLRVHEAMGPAKVLLQEEGFLDLFAPANSQPKQREKVLHAWYRARLKEQLPALAARWEPVVGARANEWGIKLMRTRWGTCSIRARRIWLNLELIKQPVHCLEYVVVHELVHLHERLHNARFWGLMDQFMPDWREAKQALRSVHLKPCG; encoded by the coding sequence ATGCCCCACCTGCTCATCGACGACCTGCGCATTGAAGTCGTCCGCAAGAATATCCGCAGCCTGCGCCTGACCGTGTACGCCCCTGACGGGCGGGTGAGGGTGGCGGCCCCGCTGCGCACGGCCGATACCACCATTCACGCCTTTGTGACCACTCGCCGCGCCTGGATTCGCAAGCACCAGGAGCAGTTTGCCGCCCGCGAGCAGCCCGTGGCCCTGGAATACGTGACGGGAGAAACCCACTTCTACCAGGGCCGGACTTACCAGCTGCGGGTGCACGAGGCTATGGGCCCTGCCAAAGTGCTTTTGCAGGAAGAAGGCTTTCTGGACCTGTTTGCCCCGGCTAACAGCCAGCCCAAGCAGCGCGAAAAAGTCCTGCACGCCTGGTACCGGGCCCGCCTGAAGGAGCAGCTGCCCGCCCTGGCCGCGCGCTGGGAGCCGGTAGTAGGTGCCCGGGCAAACGAGTGGGGCATTAAGCTGATGCGCACCCGCTGGGGCACCTGCAGCATCCGGGCCCGGCGCATCTGGCTGAATCTGGAGCTAATTAAGCAACCCGTTCACTGCCTCGAATACGTGGTGGTACACGAGTTGGTGCACTTGCACGAGCGCCTGCACAACGCCCGCTTCTGGGGCCTGATGGACCAGTTTATGCCCGACTGGCGCGAAGCCAAGCAGGCCCTGCGCTCGGTGCATCTGAAGCCCTGCGGCTAA
- a CDS encoding OmpA family protein → MVRRGTYTDLAGCNLFGNATAKPAAIAAAAPAAPPVATWRGRVLNGITFQPLPQAQLRLGPARSGTALEVPLTAAGAFTVSVEPGQAYAAHIQLPGYLALDSTYTPQAGPYVQDVLLYPLAVGSTLPLDNVQFTQGQAVLLPTSFPALDQLVALLSKNPTMTIELRGHTDNQGDPQKNVVLSQERVAAVKSYLVEHGVGAPRITGIGLGGAEPRASNAREATRKLNRRVEFRVTSVH, encoded by the coding sequence ATGGTGCGGCGCGGCACCTACACCGACCTGGCCGGCTGCAACCTCTTTGGAAACGCCACTGCCAAGCCCGCCGCCATAGCCGCTGCGGCACCAGCCGCGCCGCCGGTAGCTACCTGGCGGGGTCGAGTGCTCAACGGCATCACGTTTCAGCCCCTGCCCCAGGCCCAGCTGCGCCTGGGGCCTGCGCGAAGCGGTACGGCCTTGGAGGTGCCGCTTACAGCGGCAGGAGCCTTTACCGTTAGCGTCGAGCCGGGCCAGGCGTATGCGGCTCACATTCAATTGCCGGGCTACCTGGCCCTCGACAGCACTTATACGCCCCAGGCCGGCCCCTACGTGCAGGACGTGCTGCTCTACCCCCTGGCCGTGGGCTCCACGCTGCCCCTCGACAATGTACAGTTTACCCAGGGCCAAGCCGTGCTGCTACCCACCTCCTTTCCCGCCCTCGACCAGCTTGTCGCGCTGCTCAGCAAAAACCCGACGATGACCATTGAGCTGCGGGGCCATACCGACAACCAGGGCGACCCGCAGAAAAACGTGGTGCTCAGCCAGGAGCGCGTGGCAGCGGTTAAATCCTACCTGGTCGAGCACGGCGTCGGCGCCCCGCGCATCACCGGCATTGGACTAGGCGGCGCTGAGCCCCGGGCCAGCAACGCCCGCGAAGCTACCCGCAAGCTAAACCGCCGGGTAGAGTTTCGGGTGACGAGCGTGCATTGA